The genomic window AAATTCATAGGATTCTACACTATTACTCAAAAACTATGTGTTTTTAACTTGAGCTCGCAAATATTAACAAAACATTGTTCTTTCAGACTCAACAATCGTCGTATGTGCGTGTGTATAAAATCATTGTACATACCGTAATCGGATCCGTCGTAGTGATCTCTTCCAGGAAAATCAGATTTAAAACAACGGGAGGTAAAACATGCCAAGAGAGAGACATTGGTACCATGGGACAAGCATACGTGCCGAACAGAACACTACTACGTCCAAATGCCTACTGGCTTCCAGACAAGTGGCACCGCCGCACCGATTGACCATCCTCGTCCACGGAGAAAAGAGCCGTGGCCGGCCCGCTGGGCATCCATCGTCGCCATCCGCGCGCGCCCGTAATAAGCGCCGCGCCTACACCACACGGGACATGTGGTAAGCTGTTTTCGAGCTCCTCAGCGAAGACCTCGTACCGATAACCGCGTCACGTACGCCACGCGGCCTCAGACCTCAGTAGTCCACGAAATTGACCGAGGGAACCCGCGCATGGAGCGGAGGCAGCCGCAGACCGCGCTGGCGCCGCGGCGGAAGGGCGCGCCGGCGGCGAGCCAGGAGTGGCTGGTGGtgccggcggcgggggaggagagcACGGGGGAGTTCGGGAGGCACCGGATCATGGAGATAACGGGGCTCCCCGCGCGGGACCTCCGCATGCTCGACCCGCAGATCTCCTACCCGTCCACCATCCTCGGCCGCGACCGCGCCATCGTCGTCAACCTGGAGCACGTCAAGGCCATCGTCACCGCCGCCGAGGTGCTCGTCCGCGACCCCGGCAACCCGCGCCTCCGCCCCTTCCTCCAAGAACTCCACGCCCGCCTCGCGCTCCCGGTACGACTTCACTAGTCAGCAGTCAATTAGTCAACGCATGCTTGCTACGATATGGCGGTGAGTTATCTGCACTGTTCGCCTGATTCCGTCGGCTCCTGCTACTACGTTTTTTTttagaaacggaggcaaaagctttgcctcatcctttaaataagagagaatagagttTGTTACAAATCACCCACGACACCACATGGATTATTACTCTCGCGATATGAAAGACCCTAATTTTTTTGCACGGGCGGTGACCCAAAGGTTGGCCTCGGTCGTGATGGTGTTAAGCAAGATAGTCGGTGGAGCGCTTTTAAACCTAAACACTCTTGCATTTCGCTCATTCCACCATTGGGCGCACGGCCCTTGTCAAGTCTGTTCTCACTTCCCTGCTACTACGTGAAGGATGCGTCTACCACTAATCCGGCAACCGACGACATAGACCTGGGTGGTGATCAGGGGAACGTGCCAATGCCTGGCAGCGCTAAGATCCAGCCCTTCGAGTTCAAGGTGCTAGAGGTCTGCCTCGAACACACATGCAAATGCATGGAATCCGAGGTACGCTGGTAGGCAGGCTTCGGCTGTTAAACACATGATCTGTCAAAAGCGTGTGAACTTACCATGTTTTCTGTTGGTGCTAGACGTTGGCCCTCGAGAAGGAGGCGTATCCGGCCTTGGACAAGCTGACCTCCAAGGTTAGCACGCTCAACCTGGAGCACGTCAGGCAGATCAAGAGCCGCCTGGTAGAGCTAACAGGCCGCGTGCAGAAGGTAGGAGTACTAATTATACAGTTTTGCTAGAATTCAGCTAGATGAGATAtagtttggtctcattcatcttttatatccattgaatgtgatgctataagatgcgtgtgtgctgacgtgggttgtatttagATTCATGAGCcgttgtatgcttgaagtatatgGCCCTTCCCACACTGCTCACCTTGTACAGACGTTAAGGCTGCCAAGTAGGTATAAAATCTGATGTGGTAAGTTAATTACAAAGAGAGATATTTAATGACCCTAAAAAGAAACAATCCTAAAAGCATGTACATATAGGTGGAAACATAATTCTGAGTCTACAACTAATTAGATGAAGAAAGTTTAGCAACAAAAAAGAAGCACATATGATTATACATGTTGGTTATTAGGTTTGATTATTATAGATAACATGGCAACTCCATATAGACGGTTGTTGACTGGAAGAGGATTTGGAGCACTAGGgtgctccaccccccccccccccccccctatatgagtatgaaattaaaaaaaaacaggaaaaatcaAAATAAATCTGGAATTTGGGGATATCAAATCTGGGTGCCCCAATCTACTCGCATGTGAAGTTTTGTGAAAAAATACCAGGAAACATATACTcaataaaaacacaaaaaaattcTATGTGTAGAAAAAATTGTTTGGATGAATCTTAGGTCAGATTGTATTTCTTTCACCACGAATACATTTCCTGGGTTTTTTTCGTAAAACTTCACACGGGAGTAGATTGGGCATTCAGGTTTGATGTCCCCAAACTCCAGTTTTTTTAAAATTTTCTTGGTATTTTTTAATTTAATATCCCTATAAGGGGGCGGAGCACCCAGGTGTATTTTCCGTTGTTGACTAATATGATACTCaaaccctctctttcctcatttaattccaTATCACTCGTCAAAATTGTCTAGTTGGCATGTGGGAGTATCATAAGTGGTATCATGTATGCCAACTAGACCTTCATGATGaggtggcacacaattaaataagAAAAGAGGGGATTtgatatcatatcatgatactataTCACATTAAATGTTGTACTACATTGTGTCATGCATGGTATTAAATGAGACAATCTAAGATCTCCCTTTGTTTTTGTTTACAAGTCCTGCACGTATACCTAGGTTATCAGTTTTATCaccctaagagcaactccaatgggccgacccaaacggacggcgcatttgtccgttttttgtccgtttgggtcggccgcgcGCCCGTCGGCCGCCCTCttttagatttgggtcggcagcacgcccaatgcgccgacccatttcatgaccgCGCGCGCTTTAGATCATGCCAGCAGCCATGCCAGCGTGCGGGAAAGGGTGGCGCGCGGGGGGAAATTTTGGCCTAGCGCGCGCTGGCTTTGGCGCTCCAGAGCGTGGGAAATGTTCGCGCGCGCATTTTGGCGCGCCACGGCCGGCGCTCGTTATAAAGGTGGCGCTCCCTCCACAGCCAGTCCGCCACCACCCCCACTCGTCTTGCCCCCTCTCATTAGCCTCGCCGCCTGTGCGTCACCATGTCAATGTGCATACTTGACGCTTCGGATTTCcgcggagtccgcgagcgcccctccgtcgccttctccgccGAGATCTTGTTTGGCGAGAAACggctcatcctcggcaccttcgacaccgctgagcaggcggcccgcgcgtacgacgcggcggcgtgccGCCTCCGGCGGCCGAGACAGGAGATGAATTTTCCCGacgtgtcgagccagcgggcgcaggatctggcgcctctcctgcggcttttcaccgacgaggatcgtcgcgtccACCAGAGGCGGATGCATCGCCTCGCCCTCGCCGAGATGGACGTGCAAGCCTTGATGGTGTGGCGCGAACGCTTCCCGCAGAACATCGTCGACGAACGTCAGTTCTATGAGCAGAGGAGGACGGAGAGGAAGGCCAGGaggacggagcgagccgcctatcgggagggCAAGCGTACGCGAAAGCTGACCGCTCAAATGAGACTGAGGCTGCGAGAAACATCGGGGTGGGACTTCGCGGACGAGCATGCTGATGACGCCTATATTCatacgtcggaggaggacattaccgagtcagAATCAGAAAGCGACGAGTAGTTGATCTTTTCTTTTATCTATGTACGCaagaactatctatgtatccttTTTTATCGGAAAAAATGGCCGGCAGCGTCGGTCACGAAGCCGGTGGTGGAGGTTGTGCACGCACGGGGAGGAGAGAGGGCGCGCGTGCATCCATCTTGTGTCCGCGCCgatgcaaatccggctcaaaaatgggccggaaatgggtcggcaggcggacgaaagcggacgcacgtccgtttgggtcggcgcattgggccgtcttttctgtccgcgccgacccaaacggacgcgggcggacgaaatgggtcgccccattgaagttgctctaatataaactatataacacaaaaattatatcgtttgaaaatagaacatctgaaaattatattggtatatttttgtaatatataacTTGTATTAGATTGGTTAAATTGATGATTTAAggatacgcgcacgccctgtaaactgagagagagggagtactaACTTATGATATTATGCATTAGGGAAGTAATCTCAttatatgacactagtctaagttattccccactatgaccagcatAAGTTAAGTGCTACTTTTCACAaatataaaatgttttgaatatttcaatatgaactacatataaatAAATGAGTAAACAAACACACCAAATATAAATAAATGAGTAAACAAACACACCAAAATGCGTCTATAGACATCTGGATCAGAAAAGAGTTAGAACATCCTATACTTGTGAACGGTGCGAGTACTACGTTATCAATTTAATTAATCATTTCATCGTCTGTATGTGCTGCCGTGGTCTCTTTATTCGCAGGTGAGGGATGATATCGAGCAGTTGGTTGACGATGACACGGATATGTCCGAGATGTACCTGACGAGGAAGCTTGCGTTTCAAGGAGTCAATGAGTCATCGGTTAAAGTGGACTCCAACAAACATGCATCTCCTGACCATGAGGATGAGAAGTATGTCACCTATAGATAATGTGTCTTCTTTTCTGTGGTTTCTGGGATCCGGTTGGTTAATAAAAGCTATAACTACCTGAACTCTCTTGAAAATAAATCAAGCACAATTCGATGATGTTAAGCTTAATTGACAGATGGAGTAGTTATTACGTCGTTCTCAAGATGTGTTGCTTTCATTTTAATCTTCCATATGCACTTGAATTcagggaggaagaagacagtgGCGATGGCATAGAGAGCTCCCACGGAAGTTCCGCTTTTGTTAAGCCTGATGTAGAAGAGTTGGAAATGCTTCTCGAAGCTTACTTCGTGCAGTTTGATGGCACGCTGAACAAATTATGCCATGTACGTATGTCACATCTCTTGCTACAGATTCGTAACACCAGATGCACCTTTCCGATTCAACGTGGCTACAAGCATGTTTCTGATTCAACGTGAACACCATGGGGTCTTTAGCTGTTGGCTTATAACGTATTCCAAGCATGTTTCTAACAGCCTGACATGCACCTTGTTAATGCGCAAAGCTCCGCGACTATGTGGACGACACTGAGGATTACATCAACATGATGCTGGACGAGAAGCAGAACCAGCTGCTGCAGATGGGCGTGATGCTCACGACGGCGACCGTGGTGATCACCGCTGGCATCGTGGTCGTGAGCCTGTTCGGCATGAACATCCACATCGAGCTGACGTTAGATCCGGAGACCCCCGAGATGGCAAGGATCAAAAACAGAAAGTTCTGGGAGACCACCTGGGCCACCGTTGCCGGCTGCGCCGCCATATACCTCCTGGCAATCTATGCAGGGAAGAAGAGCAAATACTTGCAGTGATGCTGCCTTGTTCTCTGTTCTGCGGTCCAGGGCCACGTTTTTGCCTCCGCGAAGGGATTTGTTCTGTCCGGAAGACGCAGTAGCTTATGCTTTTTTTTTAGCCGCAGCAGCTGATGCTTGGTTTGGGTAGGAATAACGAATGACAGTCATCTAAAGATCCCTTATTTATCCTGTCGTATCAATTTACAACTACGTAGTTTTGTAAAAGAGGTCAACGACAGTTGTGGTCTCAAGTCTTCAGTGAAACCAACAGACGATCCCAGGTCTGACATTTCAACTTCCACGGTTTCACTTTGATCAGATAAGTTACGTGAACACTCACTCCACCATCCACTTCTCTATTTACAAGGTTTCACGGATGGTATGTAAACCAAAGATTTTCCATCATTGCTGCACCTGAAGTGCTCACTAGCGGATGTACAAAAGGTATTACGGAACTCAGCATATGTAAGTCTAAGACACGTCAGCTAAAACTTCAGTTAGATGGTTACTATGTTTGCGCCTTCCTTGATCTGGTCCGTCGAACctggcaaaaaaaaagaggaatatCAGCTCATGATATTCACAAATGAGGGATGAATCATGCATATGCTTCCCAAATGCACTTACATTGTCTATTGTGTCCACGGCTGATCCAGCAGAATTTTTTGCATTTCTCAAATCCAATGCTCTCTTGCTTTTCTTCTTGAGGGCAGCCACTGCTAAAAAATGGAAGGTTGATCGCTCAGCTATATTTAATATATGGACTGCAAATATACAGTGAAACGCATAAAGGTAGCTGCACGGCTAGTCACTTGGTGACATAAAACAGTCATGATATCGCCATTTCTGCATGACTGTTGGCTGGAAGTAGTTGTGTGTGATTTGTGACTTGTGAGCAACTTTATTGGACGAATGTTCAGTCAGGAAAGACATTTTTAGGACGTAAGGATGTGTACGGTTCAAATGAATCACATATATAGTGCATCAACACTACCAGCCTGTTACGACTTTGCAGTTCGCATAACATATGGACTTTAGGAAGCGCTGATGTGAAGATAATATCGTGAATCATGTCTTGGTTACTGGAGATGACTTGCCTGTTTTGTTGCTGGAGAAAGGACGCTTCACAAAATTACCATCACAATCACCAACATCTTCGTCTAGTTCACTGCTACAAATCGGAACGTAAGTAATCATGGATGGATACTTGACAAAGGTTTTCCAACTGAAAATATAAATCATTTGACACCATATAACAGGAGCAAAGAAGCAGCATCTTGTGCTTATGATGACTATCATCATCATAAgttaaaaaaaacttgaaagcactAACGTTTAACAGTTATTTTGTATTATGCTAGGCGCTGCATATAAATTATTAACAGTGTAGATACCCGCAGACCTTCAACAAAATATATGTGGTTTTGGACATAACAAATATTGGCATCAGGTATTTATCGATAAGCAGGAAGTACACTTTGAACTCCCACGGTATTCTTGCAATAATTGTAGAATGTGGTGCTATTTCAAGGGGGGCAGCCAAATATACTTGTTAAGATGCACAAGAACTGGCAAGTGCAATCCTGAGATCCAAGCCACAGCCGAACTGACTTCACCAGTGACACCCATAGACTAATACTAGCTGGTACTCAGCTGTAAAGCACTAAAGCCCATATCTGGATCTGATATTTGGAAACACACTAAAATTCCTTTATGTTTCATCTTAATTGCATGTATATTGCAATATCTAGTTCATCTCAATTTTTTCACAAAATTTCAAATTCTCTGACACAAAATATGATATTTCTGTTTCTCAAAAAGCGGATAAAAATCTGACGACCATCAGCTCTTCAAACCGCATTGCTCTATGACCGAAGTGCACATTCTTTTATTTAGAAGTTTTTGAGTTCTAGCTATGCCCCGTGTGACCCACGTAAAATTTGGTCATAAACTAGTCCAAAGTGCAAAAATATTATGTGACCATTGGTACCATACTTGAACATACCTGGTCAAGTGTGCAACTAGTGACTACAATAGTTGGTCCAAACTGCACTTTACTCTTTTCTTAGCCCTAGACAGATTACCAGGAATACAAGTTCTGACATACAGGGGTTTGCTTTATTTGGTAACGAATTGATTGTACTATTAGGCATAGACCCAATAATTATTGCAGTTAACTTGAGATGCCATGCCATATACTAATTCTACCACATAAAGCCACACACATAAACAATGAGAAAAGCTCCCTATCATTGCATTCTAAATAGTGATGTAACATCGACAACAATCATGTATTAGCAGACAGACATAAATTTAGCAGAGCTTGCAGGGCATGCACGTCATTATGCTATACTCGCAGTTACGCAAAGCATGGTATCACAAGACAAAGTACTGTTTAGAACATATTCTTCCAGGCGGAGAACATTTCCGAAGAATGAATACATGTTAAATCATTCGTTTGCTTACCAATCTCTGAGATGACAGTCAGGAAAGTcctacaaaaataaataaataatataaacTGAGTTTCCATGTGCCAATCCACAGATAATCCAATGCTCAAACATATAGTTCAATCAGACACTAGCATACTGTACCTCTGTTGACATGGTGTCCTTTGAAGATATTGTCTTCAGATCTCTAGAATCAGCTTCATTAGTCAAACCCAAAGACCCTGGAGATGACAGCTTTGTGCCGGCGGAACCACAAGATGACACGTTGTCTTTTTCCAAGATATCCAGGTAATTTTTCTTGGGGACATCTTTCGCCTGGACTGAACTTTTCTTTGTTTTCCCTTGCTCATGACCACTTACAAACTGTCCAAATAATGGTTTGTTTGATGAGGAACGAGTTTGCCTTCTAGGAGCAGATTCTTTAGATACCCTCTCAGTAATAGTAGAGCATGTAGTATCCTCCTGAAATTAATGTTGACGAATTAAAACTTTAGGACCATAACAGAAGGCATAAactacatatatgtatatatatacacaaACAAGAGACCAAGGGTGACACTGCAGACAGAATGTACCTGTTGGTTATAAGGTTCATGAGCTTTTAGAATTCTCTTCACAAAAGTATCAGTAATTAAATCTAGTTGGCAGCATTCCTACAAAAAAAATCCGATCTGGAGAAAATTAGTCAATGCAAAAATGAACTAAGACAAGTTCTAACAAACATGAGCGTAAATAGTAAGAATAACCTACATCCGCTTTTCTCTCACTCCGAGACAACCTATAATAAGATGAGGGCAGGAGAATATGGCGTGGAGAATCTGATGTCTTGCAATGCTTATCAAGTTCTTTTACCATAAGCAAACCAATTTTTGAGAGAATGTGCAGTTTCTGTGAATGCGGTTAGGAAATTAGAACCTGGTGAAGAAATTTATAGGCAAATGAAAAATGTCAAAGCGGTAGCCAAAAGAGACATATACATGAGTGATGTCAGAATCAATCACATCCTCAGCCTTTTGAACAGCACGAAAGATGCCCAAAAGAATGGATACAGAGCTGGTGGCAGAGCCATGCTTGGTTTGGCTCAGATCCTCTATTTCAACTAGCTCTCTCAACATCACAATAAGTGGGCTGTCAACAAACAAAGGAAAAAAGGAGGAAGCTATTACAGGCTTGAAACTTCGAATGTTTCCAGCCACGGGAACtagttgagcaacagaaaaatTTCCAATGGGATTCAAACATCTGAAACAAGAACATACCTCCAAAACTCAGCAGAGCCAGACTCCTTTTCACAAAAGTTAAAAGGAAACTCCTCATCACATGCAAGCGTATGGATCAAGAAAAGGACAGCATATGCTGGGTGCTCTACAATCGAGTCATTGCTGGTTTTGTTCTGATGAACAGAAACTCCTCTTTGCTCTTTTACCACTTCAGTTAAGTACCTAAGTGACTAGGAATACAAGGTAACAGAATAAGAATCACCTCACAAGCAAGTTTatatggtatatatatatatacgaggGAACTAGAAAAGAAGATACATACTTCAGTACGAACATCTCCAGCGCAATCTGTTGATGCCAATGCAAAAGCACATGCATATCTAACAGGTATTGCATGCTTCTTCAAAAGGCCAAAAAGTTTGTGAATGAATGACTTGCGAACAATATATGAAGAATCCTGACAACCAGACACAATACATGTAATATTATAAAGAGAGGTAGAATACTGGCATGCATAAAATATGGAACTACGCAATGTGAGTAAAGACTAACCAATGTAGGTAAGCAAAATAATGCTGCAAACAGATGTTTATTTACAGCAAAGGTTCTCAAAATCAATGGCAAATCAAATTATCAAATAATTAGAAAGACTAGTGGGCAGAAATGTTAGCCCCTACATGAAAAATAAAAATTAGATACTTATTAGCAGTGTAGCATATTGACAATACCCTGGCCATGAGAAGGGCAGTGCGAAATAATTCTGGAGAAATGAGTGAATCCCATCTTGTAGCTAGTCGTAGTACAGATTTCCCAGCGGCCAGTCTAAGATATGGCTTATCATTTTCACTGGTGCAGCATAAGAACCAGAGTGAAAACACAGAACACAAGTAAATAAATTCAGGATTAACTTGTatcaataaagaaaagaaaaaacacatTTAATATTGTATAAGAGCTTTTAGCTTGAATAACAACATTCAGTTAAGTTTGCAAGCATTAAAACTCCACATTATACCTACCCTATTTACTTTCTTCTTTCTGCACTCCTGATTGGTGAATCTTGTCTTCCAGTAACCATTCAAACTAAATTGACCACCTAATCAGCAATGCTTACTTGCTGAGTTGCTTCTCTCTTTAAAATAAGTTTGGTGAGTTCCTACCTTCCTCATTATACTAACCAGGAAATTTTCTTACAAACCCCACTAAATTGACCACCAAATCAACGATGTGTAATTGCTGAATTCCTAAGTTCCTTGCATTCTACTAACCAGGAAGCCTCCGGCTGAAAAAAGGTGATGCTCGAGATGCACTAGTTCATCACAGTAACCCAAACACAAAGGTAACAGAAAGCTCATGGAAGTTACACAGTATACAACTTATAGAACACTAAGATTAGGCACGTCTGCAAGTTTTTCAATTTTGCAGCAAATTGACCACTTGTAACTATGACTACCTATCTTATGCAAAGATGTGCAAATTATGTTTATCACATTCTCTAAGAACAAGAAAGGAAACTTGACCACACCACAATGAATGTGTTCCAATAGTGCTTGAAAAAATATAATAGATTTGTAGAAAAGCTGATCAACTGATGCACTGTAAAATATCTGTTAAAGAACTGGTGTAATCAGTAGAAAACAAACAGAAGGCTACAATAGTGAGCATTTATTGAGAAAACAATTTAAAATAATGTGAGAAAGCAGAAAAATACGAACCATATAGTAATGGGCGTGAATTCTTCACGAATTATATCTAACAGCATCTTCAAGAAATTCTCAATTCGATCACGGGCAGTAGTTGTTGGTAAACAACTTTTGACAAGTGCTTTGAGACAATAAATCTACATTGGCCGCAAAATAATTAGAGAGCAAAAATGAAAATTCCATCATGAATTTTACTCGCATGTGGAACTCCCTACTAGATCTACCATGAGTTGAATGTTTTATTTTGTCCAGAACTTACCTTCAGTTTGCAAGAGAAACTGCATGCAGAATTTTCATTGGAGGGTGACAGTTCCGGAGTTGAAACAAACTGCATAAACCATAGCGGACATCAAATTGCTATGTCTTAGTCCAGATATCACTGCTAAAAAATATATTACCTACCTCAGGTGAGACAAAAACACGT from Triticum aestivum cultivar Chinese Spring chromosome 3B, IWGSC CS RefSeq v2.1, whole genome shotgun sequence includes these protein-coding regions:
- the LOC123071561 gene encoding magnesium transporter MRS2-E, translating into MERRQPQTALAPRRKGAPAASQEWLVVPAAGEESTGEFGRHRIMEITGLPARDLRMLDPQISYPSTILGRDRAIVVNLEHVKAIVTAAEVLVRDPGNPRLRPFLQELHARLALPDASTTNPATDDIDLGGDQGNVPMPGSAKIQPFEFKVLEVCLEHTCKCMESETLALEKEAYPALDKLTSKVSTLNLEHVRQIKSRLVELTGRVQKVRDDIEQLVDDDTDMSEMYLTRKLAFQGVNESSVKVDSNKHASPDHEDEKEEEDSGDGIESSHGSSAFVKPDVEELEMLLEAYFVQFDGTLNKLCHLRDYVDDTEDYINMMLDEKQNQLLQMGVMLTTATVVITAGIVVVSLFGMNIHIELTLDPETPEMARIKNRKFWETTWATVAGCAAIYLLAIYAGKKSKYLQ